The following is a genomic window from Desulfofarcimen acetoxidans DSM 771.
TAACTTTGTTCAACTTTTCTCTCATCCTGTTTAGTTTACGTAATATAGGCTTAGATAGATTTAGCTTAATTTCATTGCTATGAACTAATTCGTGACATGTTTTGCAGACACTGGCTAGATTAGGTACACGATTTATAAGTTTCAAAGGTAAGCGTTCATTAATATGAT
Proteins encoded in this region:
- a CDS encoding HNH endonuclease; translated protein: MLSSHFINKITHSSSIHPKYNFEYFLNRGYVLNRDRGNCKICGVKLNGITIEFHHINERLPLKLINRVPNLASVCKTCHELVHSNEIKLNLSKPILRKLNRMREKLNKVSK